The following proteins are co-located in the Fluviicola sp. genome:
- a CDS encoding NAD(P)H-hydrate dehydratase, whose protein sequence is MNKLTKNYIGLRLKQRETFSHKGDHGHALLIAGKKGMMGTAVIAAKAGLRAGAGLLTVCVPTEERFMLQTAVPEAMLLMREEGHYQVERFSAVGVGPGIGTDELAEEMLVSVLVQAKTPVLLDADALTIISHNKKLLDCVPEGTVLTPHAGEFDRLFGEHTLQEDRIQTAKEKSAAYGIIIVLKGHHTAIIKDQEVVYNTTGNAGLAKGGSGDALTGIITSFLAQGYEPFDAAKLGVYLHGLAADITLAEQSAESMLITDVIANLGKAFKQIRE, encoded by the coding sequence ATGAATAAGCTCACCAAAAATTACATCGGATTGCGGTTGAAACAGCGGGAAACGTTTTCTCATAAGGGCGATCATGGCCATGCATTGTTGATAGCCGGGAAAAAAGGAATGATGGGAACTGCCGTTATCGCTGCAAAAGCAGGACTAAGGGCAGGAGCGGGTTTGCTGACAGTTTGTGTCCCCACGGAAGAACGCTTCATGTTGCAAACGGCTGTTCCGGAGGCAATGCTCCTGATGCGTGAAGAAGGCCATTACCAGGTAGAGCGCTTTTCTGCGGTGGGAGTAGGGCCGGGAATCGGCACGGATGAACTGGCAGAAGAAATGCTGGTTTCGGTATTGGTTCAGGCTAAAACTCCGGTGCTGCTGGATGCAGATGCGCTGACCATTATTTCACACAATAAAAAATTGCTGGATTGTGTCCCGGAAGGAACAGTTCTCACTCCGCATGCCGGCGAATTTGACCGGCTGTTCGGAGAGCATACATTGCAGGAAGACCGGATCCAAACCGCTAAGGAGAAATCTGCCGCATATGGAATAATCATCGTTTTGAAAGGGCATCATACCGCCATTATCAAAGATCAGGAAGTGGTGTATAATACAACCGGTAACGCAGGTTTGGCAAAAGGAGGTTCCGGCGACGCGCTGACGGGAATCATTACCTCTTTTTTAGCCCAGGGGTATGAACCGTTCGATGCCGCGAAGCTCGGAGTATACCTGCACGGTTTGGCAGCAGATATAACCCTGGCGGAACAAAGCGCAGAAAGTATGTTAATTACCGATGTCATAGCGAATTTGGGCAAAGCGTTTAAACAAATCAGAGAATGA
- a CDS encoding response regulator transcription factor, with protein sequence METLKTNILIADDHSIVAGGIEAILNTAEHLNVIGVVDNGQKVLNTVAENQIDLVLLDINMPVMNGIECTKQLKAQYPDTKVIVITMYNRKQFIRELFEVQADGCILKSNSGKELLTAIERVISGKTYFDQLNDFIDAPREFKEFRLSEREIEIIELIAEGYTSKDIGTRLFISEHTVKTHRKNIFQKTNVGDSDELVKWAMNNKLIR encoded by the coding sequence ATGGAAACGCTTAAAACCAATATCCTCATTGCCGACGACCACTCCATTGTGGCAGGCGGAATAGAAGCTATCCTGAATACGGCTGAGCATTTAAATGTTATTGGAGTTGTAGACAATGGACAAAAAGTACTGAATACGGTTGCAGAAAATCAGATTGATCTGGTTTTATTGGACATCAATATGCCGGTTATGAATGGGATAGAATGTACCAAACAATTAAAGGCTCAATACCCCGATACGAAAGTAATTGTCATTACCATGTACAATCGTAAACAATTCATTCGCGAATTGTTTGAAGTGCAGGCCGACGGATGCATTTTAAAGAGCAACTCGGGGAAAGAGCTTTTAACGGCCATTGAAAGAGTGATCTCCGGAAAAACGTATTTCGATCAATTAAACGATTTTATCGATGCGCCCCGGGAGTTTAAGGAGTTCAGACTGAGTGAACGGGAAATTGAGATTATTGAACTGATCGCTGAAGGATACACCAGTAAAGATATCGGAACCCGGCTTTTTATTTCCGAACATACGGTGAAAACACACCGCAAAAATATCTTTCAAAAGACCAATGTGGGCGATTCCGATGAACTGGTCAAATGGGCTATGAACAACAAGCTTATCCGTTAA
- a CDS encoding ATP-binding protein — MTIVLIGTTAMVLVVVSLFVFTFLYQRKMRKRRTELREIEKLLKAEELNAAYALLEGQDKERERIAQDLHDRLGGQLSTVQIYLDLLEKSHITPEQERLLEILQREMKTSIQEMRAIAHNLGNSTLNYYGLSKALEHLCRVIRDSKKIDMDCYITLESNISQELAKDVYQMIQELITNTLRYAHASKIRLEVTGIQEELTVIYEDNGIGFDPEQLSPGMGLKSIQTRCQKHKGTFHMESLNKGATFIIEIPLYGNA; from the coding sequence TTGACAATAGTATTAATCGGAACAACGGCTATGGTGCTGGTGGTTGTGAGTTTGTTCGTGTTTACTTTTTTGTATCAGCGGAAGATGCGTAAAAGGCGGACTGAACTCCGGGAAATTGAAAAACTTCTGAAAGCGGAAGAATTAAACGCTGCTTATGCTTTGCTGGAAGGACAGGATAAAGAACGTGAGCGGATTGCACAGGATCTGCATGATCGTTTGGGCGGACAGCTTTCTACAGTCCAGATTTACCTGGATTTATTGGAAAAGAGTCACATTACTCCCGAACAGGAAAGATTGCTGGAGATTCTTCAGCGTGAAATGAAGACATCCATTCAGGAAATGCGGGCTATAGCGCACAACCTGGGGAATTCTACCCTGAATTATTACGGGCTGAGTAAGGCACTGGAACATTTGTGCCGGGTCATTCGCGATTCGAAAAAGATCGATATGGATTGTTACATCACCTTGGAAAGTAATATCTCACAGGAACTGGCAAAAGATGTATACCAAATGATCCAGGAATTAATTACCAATACGCTACGGTATGCACATGCCTCCAAAATCCGGTTAGAAGTTACGGGAATACAGGAAGAATTAACAGTTATTTATGAGGATAACGGTATTGGTTTTGATCCGGAGCAGCTTTCGCCCGGAATGGGGCTGAAAAGTATTCAAACACGCTGTCAGAAACATAAAGGAACTTTTCACATGGAATCTTTGAATAAAGGTGCTACATTTATTATTGAAATACCACTATATGGAAACGCTTAA
- a CDS encoding AraC family transcriptional regulator, translating to MDDSHMHYVGKEISPEQFVAEHTLAYILKGVMNIYDGTKQVSLYSGDCCIARKNRLARYNKERINNELEKVFVFFDKDFLKRFQEKYGFSKTGFPSAESLIPVESGQLLDTFMQSLLPYYHRGKIEEPFADLKREELLLILLRKQPDLAGLFFDYGIPEKIDIEAFMNQNFRFNVSISRFAFLTGRSISAFKRDFKEIFNDTPNHWLKQKRLEEANFLLSKKGRKPSEIYLELGFEDLTHFSYAFKKHFGETPSEVSRRREGE from the coding sequence ATGGACGATTCACACATGCATTACGTGGGGAAAGAAATTTCCCCGGAGCAATTCGTTGCCGAGCATACCTTGGCTTATATCCTCAAAGGTGTAATGAACATCTATGACGGAACAAAGCAGGTGTCTCTCTACTCGGGCGATTGCTGCATTGCTCGAAAGAACAGGTTGGCGCGTTACAATAAGGAGCGGATCAACAACGAGTTGGAAAAGGTATTTGTCTTCTTCGACAAAGATTTTCTCAAACGCTTCCAGGAAAAGTATGGCTTCTCTAAAACCGGCTTTCCATCTGCTGAATCGCTGATACCGGTTGAATCCGGTCAATTGTTGGATACCTTCATGCAATCCCTGCTTCCTTACTATCACCGCGGGAAAATCGAAGAACCTTTCGCAGACCTGAAACGGGAAGAATTGTTACTCATCTTGCTGCGCAAACAACCCGATCTCGCAGGGCTTTTCTTCGATTACGGAATCCCGGAAAAGATTGACATAGAAGCCTTCATGAACCAAAACTTCCGGTTCAACGTGAGCATTTCCCGCTTTGCCTTCCTGACCGGGAGAAGCATTTCCGCCTTCAAACGCGACTTCAAGGAAATCTTCAACGACACCCCGAACCATTGGCTAAAACAAAAAAGACTGGAAGAAGCCAACTTCTTACTATCCAAAAAAGGCCGGAAACCCTCCGAAATCTATCTGGAACTCGGCTTCGAAGACCTCACACATTTTTCCTACGCCTTCAAAAAACACTTCGGAGAAACTCCTTCGGAGGTTAGTAGGAGAAGAGAGGGGGAATGA
- a CDS encoding SDR family NAD(P)-dependent oxidoreductase gives MKEEKAYVITGPTSGIGYETALELAKHGTVVLVGRNRNKLEEVKRTINERGQDAAMVVCDVSDIISVKHAAKEIASLGLPIAGLLNNAGIMPQKALKNAQGWDLTFATNYLGAFALTEALVPHLPDGANVVFIGSAIEDPERKPAKVMGMKGGQYLSAESSAKGIWKPGGAKMAGIDAYATSKQCVLAAAMVLARETPRLHFNVIEPGITPGTGLGNNGNRFVHFLMGSMMQLMMLLPAFSRYKSTPKKSAKVISDVVTDTSGRTGVYFDQKGNPMQGSVLSRSKEFQERVVLETRALLEKYS, from the coding sequence ATGAAAGAAGAAAAAGCATACGTCATTACCGGCCCTACATCCGGAATCGGATATGAAACCGCATTGGAACTCGCTAAACACGGAACGGTTGTCCTGGTGGGGCGTAACCGCAATAAACTGGAAGAAGTCAAAAGAACGATCAACGAACGCGGCCAGGATGCCGCAATGGTGGTGTGCGATGTTTCCGATATCATTAGCGTAAAGCATGCTGCTAAGGAAATCGCGTCACTCGGGCTTCCGATCGCAGGGTTGCTGAATAACGCCGGGATCATGCCTCAAAAAGCCTTGAAAAATGCGCAGGGCTGGGACTTGACCTTCGCCACCAATTACCTGGGAGCATTTGCATTGACAGAAGCACTGGTACCACATCTTCCGGACGGGGCCAACGTGGTTTTCATCGGTTCGGCCATAGAAGATCCCGAAAGGAAACCGGCTAAAGTGATGGGAATGAAAGGCGGGCAATACCTTTCTGCCGAATCAAGCGCCAAAGGAATCTGGAAACCCGGCGGAGCAAAAATGGCCGGAATAGATGCCTATGCAACTTCCAAACAATGCGTATTGGCCGCCGCTATGGTCCTGGCTCGCGAAACGCCCCGTCTGCATTTCAACGTCATAGAACCGGGAATTACTCCCGGAACAGGCCTTGGCAACAACGGAAACCGCTTCGTGCATTTCCTGATGGGAAGCATGATGCAATTGATGATGCTCCTTCCTGCATTTTCGCGTTACAAAAGCACCCCGAAGAAATCCGCCAAAGTGATCTCGGATGTGGTAACGGACACCTCGGGCAGAACCGGTGTTTACTTCGACCAAAAAGGAAATCCGATGCAGGGTTCCGTTTTGTCGCGCAGCAAAGAGTTCCAGGAACGCGTGGTTCTGGAAACACGGGCTTTGTTGGAAAAGTATTCCTAA
- a CDS encoding Cof-type HAD-IIB family hydrolase, giving the protein MQEKNPNTDSTTTPTSDFNKQQTIKAVFFDIDGTLISFNTRTIPESAVLAIQKLQEQGIRVIVATGRSIQAVTPIRHLGFDGYVTFNGSACYDKDGNQLSRYTISPDSISRLLHYTENREINFVLMYENTVAVNLVTPEIIASQTKLKLPVPPVLDRTNPDIGNVLQANVFIGPEEEAAFMQTVMPDCVAARWTPLFADVNPAGISKKIGLELFCSYFGLDVSETMAFGDGGNDITMLQYAGIGVAMGNAGANVKSAADYITTDADEDGIWKALEYFGVIE; this is encoded by the coding sequence ATGCAAGAAAAAAATCCAAATACTGATTCCACAACGACACCCACTTCTGATTTCAACAAACAACAAACCATCAAAGCTGTTTTTTTCGACATTGACGGAACATTGATCAGTTTTAATACACGTACCATTCCTGAATCGGCTGTGCTGGCCATTCAAAAATTGCAGGAACAGGGAATCCGGGTCATTGTTGCTACCGGCCGTTCGATCCAGGCGGTCACTCCTATCCGGCACCTGGGATTCGACGGATACGTGACATTTAACGGCAGTGCCTGCTATGACAAGGACGGTAATCAATTGTCGAGATACACCATTTCACCGGATAGCATTTCCCGTTTACTGCATTACACGGAAAACCGGGAAATCAATTTTGTGCTCATGTATGAAAACACAGTTGCCGTGAACCTGGTAACCCCGGAAATAATTGCCAGTCAAACCAAGCTGAAACTGCCGGTTCCACCAGTACTTGACCGGACAAACCCGGACATTGGCAATGTGTTGCAGGCAAATGTTTTTATCGGGCCTGAAGAAGAAGCGGCTTTCATGCAAACCGTGATGCCGGATTGCGTTGCCGCCCGCTGGACTCCACTTTTTGCCGATGTGAACCCGGCCGGGATCAGTAAGAAAATCGGCCTGGAGCTATTTTGCAGCTACTTCGGACTGGATGTATCCGAAACGATGGCCTTTGGCGATGGCGGGAACGATATCACGATGTTGCAATACGCCGGGATCGGTGTAGCCATGGGAAATGCCGGTGCCAACGTCAAATCGGCAGCAGATTACATCACCACCGATGCGGATGAAGATGGGATTTGGAAGGCTTTGGAGTATTTCGGTGTGATAGAATGA